The following coding sequences lie in one Syngnathus scovelli strain Florida chromosome 1, RoL_Ssco_1.2, whole genome shotgun sequence genomic window:
- the LOC125991162 gene encoding uncharacterized protein, with product MDSPSHSHSDQTMATSVVPSTLLPCPQGFQLQHLVSTPPQNAPGWALDQADGPLSSVEDAETSSFSRRMSVHLSQELDFKPVRLSSEHVGNRGDNTSSSSSSSVCGRMKCDRKKSNTSEKNRRSSQKSSKTSSSVGAKTSESEASSHKGSTSSKMRRNITALVAGLPMTNHNETRERESPKSRSISETQSEHEVSQSLLNQSDSNRDNSPSQSEESSSGSDTAGGKKDNEGLEEDKEADSKSDEKEESNVEGNSEDEEASPEDERENESDKDRGSDDVSDKLKKQNKEQDSALLQDEEEHDDQSEDESDEEEQAEERDSDDVIISPQQNKPRVHFTPQEASEDDDGNEGATTATSDEDSSDPADDDIENLLAPHPQTKTREEKDTKTVEPNSTIPKVICNVEIFRGETHTDQQSDSDEFDHFYD from the exons ATGGACTCTCCTTCTCATTCCCATTCAGACCAGACCATGGCAACTTCTGTAGTACCTTCGACTTTACTTCCATGTCCTCAGGGCTTCCAACTCCAGCATCTCGTTTCCACTCCACCACAAAATGCACCAGGATGGGCTCTCGATCAGGCGGACGGACCCCTGTCCTCTGTGGAGGACGCAGAGACAAGCAGCTTCTCAAGGAGGATGAGCGTTCATTTATCTCAGGAATTGGATTTTAAACCAG TCCGCCTGTCCAGTGAGCATGTTGGAAACAGAGGTGAcaacaccagcagcagcagcagcagtagtgtGTGCGGACGGATGAAGTGTGACAGGAAGAAAAGTAACACCTCAGAGAAAAACAGAAGAAGTTCGCAGAA atcatCGAAGACTTCTTCATCTGTAGGGGCAAAGACATCTGAGAGTGAAGCATCATCACACAAAGGCAGCACCAGCAGTAAAATGAGGAGGAACATCAcggcacttgttgctggatTACCAATGACGAACCATAACGAGACACGAGAGCGAGAAAGCCCAAAGAGCCGTTCTATCAGCGAAACCCAGAGTGAACATGAAGTGAGTCAGAGTCTTTTGAACCAGTCAGATAGCAACAGGGACAATTCACCATCCCAGTCTGAGGAGTCGAGTAGTGGAAGCGACACAGCCGGAGGCAAGAAAGACAATGAAGGACTGGAAGAAGACAAAGAGGCAGACAGCAAAAGTGATGAGAAAGAAGAGAGTAATGTGGAGGGGAACAGCGAGGATGAAGAGGCGTCACCAGAAGATGAGCGGGAGAATGAGTCTGACAAAGACCGAGGAAGTGACGACGTTTCAGACAAGCTGAAGAAGCAGAATAAAGAGCAGGATTCAGCTTTGTTGCAGGATGAGGAAGAGCATGATGACCAAAGTGAGGACGAGTCGGATGAAGAGGAGCAAGCAGAGGAAAGAGATTCAGATGATGTCATCATCTCACCTCAACAGAACAA GCCCAGGGTGCACTTCACCCCACAAGAGGCTTCTGAAGATGATGATGGCAACGAGGGAGCCACAACAGCAACATCTGATGAGGACTCAAGTGACCCTGCTGATGATGACATTGAGAATCTCCTTGCACCTCATCCTcagacaaagacaagaga agAAAAAGACACGAAAACAGTTGAACCCAATAGTACAATCCCAAAAG TGATTTGCAATGTGGAGATTTTCCGAGGAGAAACGCACACAGATCAGCAAAGTGACTCTGATGAGTTTGACCATTTTTATGACTGa